One Bacteriovorax sp. PP10 DNA segment encodes these proteins:
- a CDS encoding U32 family peptidase, which translates to MLKSKKSELLLPVGNMNMCLAAIHNGADAIYVGMPHFNARGRTTDFDVAQLKEMIETCHLYGVRVNLAFNVVIFQDEIPAVISLLKEVLPLGPDALIVQDVGLAKLVREMAPNQVIHGSTQMTVTNHEAMSLLDDLKIKRFVLGREVSLPEMRAIKEKTDRELEVFVHGALCVAYSGQCFTSESIGGRSANRGQCAQSCRLEYEMIVDGQKRDLGDLKYLVSPKDLCGIAEIPELLDIGIESFKVEGRLKTPEYVASAAKNYSEAINRVEDKKQFTKKDIENAKTEMSLTYSRGFFSGWLHGVDHQELVDGTFGAHRGLEIGKVLKVEAKVIVVEINYPNLKNGDGVLIAGAVRGKKTEIGGMLYAVKKLTGTTYELTFGKDVDLKKIQLGMIVYFNHDAVVEKKLTQSYTDKNSKKRMPLQIKVEANIGEQLKVTVTDGEHEVLVLSEGEIEAAKDRPLTKGDLAEELGALGATCFILDELQMKSSAPFFIHQKSLKKIRRDFTEALMQKRIEAPEVIFNDVAAPVVVSTVKSVGAKLNVMLREISQVKDFIEFSDSLGSTLGVVYLDYEFGKGYAESVTMLKEKGIKVGIATTRILKPNEYYNFKIIERANPDVILCRNLGAVYYFQDKAFELRGDFSLNVTNSMTADYFLNKKLATLCASYDLNSNQLFDLVSHSEMGRIEVTAHQYMPSFHMEHCVFAAFMSEGSSFRDCGKPCEEHRLELKDQFGNHHQIRADQECRNTMFNAVPQSAAKLIPTLLERGVMEFRFESLYERGAELAKKVMGYKNLLENKSQGLTQEIIETIGVLEKYGVSDGTHRDREYKDRKKSQ; encoded by the coding sequence ATGTTAAAGTCAAAGAAAAGTGAACTGCTACTTCCTGTTGGAAACATGAATATGTGCCTTGCTGCCATCCATAATGGAGCGGACGCAATTTATGTTGGGATGCCACACTTCAATGCGCGTGGAAGAACAACTGACTTCGACGTCGCTCAGTTAAAAGAAATGATCGAGACTTGTCACCTATACGGTGTAAGAGTCAACCTCGCTTTCAACGTTGTTATTTTTCAAGATGAAATTCCCGCAGTGATTTCTCTTCTCAAAGAAGTGCTTCCACTTGGCCCTGATGCTCTGATTGTTCAAGACGTAGGTCTTGCCAAGTTAGTGAGAGAAATGGCGCCGAACCAAGTGATCCACGGCTCAACTCAGATGACTGTGACCAATCATGAAGCGATGAGTTTATTAGATGACCTAAAAATTAAAAGATTCGTTTTAGGTAGAGAAGTATCGCTGCCTGAAATGCGTGCGATAAAAGAAAAAACGGATAGAGAGCTGGAAGTCTTTGTTCACGGAGCTTTATGTGTGGCCTATTCGGGACAATGTTTCACAAGTGAAAGTATCGGTGGCCGAAGTGCCAACCGCGGCCAGTGTGCTCAAAGCTGTCGCCTTGAATATGAAATGATCGTCGATGGACAAAAGCGCGACCTGGGAGATCTTAAGTACCTAGTCTCTCCTAAGGACCTATGTGGAATTGCCGAGATTCCTGAGCTTCTAGACATTGGAATCGAAAGCTTCAAAGTAGAAGGGCGTTTAAAAACTCCGGAATACGTAGCAAGCGCAGCTAAGAACTACAGCGAAGCGATTAATAGAGTTGAAGATAAGAAACAGTTTACGAAAAAAGATATTGAGAACGCTAAGACTGAGATGAGTTTAACGTACTCCCGTGGGTTTTTTTCGGGATGGCTTCATGGTGTTGATCACCAGGAGCTTGTCGATGGAACTTTCGGTGCTCACCGTGGTCTTGAAATCGGGAAAGTTTTAAAAGTAGAAGCGAAAGTGATCGTGGTTGAAATCAATTATCCAAATTTAAAAAATGGTGATGGGGTTTTAATTGCTGGAGCTGTTCGTGGAAAGAAGACTGAAATCGGTGGAATGCTTTATGCTGTTAAGAAATTAACGGGCACAACATATGAGCTGACTTTTGGTAAAGACGTTGATCTAAAAAAGATTCAATTGGGGATGATTGTTTATTTCAATCACGACGCTGTCGTTGAAAAGAAATTAACTCAGTCTTATACAGATAAAAATTCAAAGAAGAGAATGCCTCTACAAATTAAAGTTGAAGCAAACATTGGTGAGCAGTTAAAAGTGACTGTGACTGATGGTGAGCATGAAGTTTTAGTTTTAAGTGAAGGTGAGATTGAAGCGGCCAAAGATCGTCCTTTAACAAAAGGGGATCTGGCAGAAGAGTTAGGAGCTCTGGGAGCGACTTGTTTTATTTTGGATGAACTTCAAATGAAATCGAGTGCACCATTTTTCATTCACCAAAAATCGCTGAAGAAAATCCGCCGTGATTTTACTGAAGCTTTAATGCAAAAAAGAATTGAAGCTCCGGAAGTTATTTTTAACGATGTTGCCGCTCCTGTGGTTGTTTCTACAGTTAAGTCTGTTGGCGCTAAACTAAACGTCATGCTTCGTGAAATCTCTCAGGTAAAAGACTTTATCGAGTTCTCAGACTCCCTAGGATCAACTCTTGGCGTAGTCTATTTAGATTACGAATTCGGTAAAGGTTACGCTGAATCAGTGACGATGCTAAAAGAAAAAGGGATTAAAGTCGGGATCGCTACAACTCGTATTTTAAAACCTAACGAATATTACAATTTCAAAATCATTGAACGTGCTAACCCAGATGTTATCCTATGTCGTAACCTTGGGGCCGTTTATTACTTCCAGGATAAAGCTTTCGAGCTTCGTGGGGATTTCAGCTTAAACGTAACGAACTCAATGACAGCGGACTATTTCTTAAATAAGAAACTCGCGACTCTTTGTGCTTCATACGATTTAAATTCAAATCAACTTTTTGATTTAGTTTCTCATTCTGAAATGGGAAGAATCGAAGTCACAGCTCACCAGTACATGCCATCGTTTCATATGGAGCATTGTGTGTTTGCTGCTTTCATGAGTGAAGGATCAAGCTTTAGAGATTGCGGTAAGCCGTGTGAAGAGCATAGGCTTGAATTAAAAGATCAGTTTGGAAACCACCATCAGATTAGAGCGGATCAGGAATGTAGAAATACAATGTTCAATGCTGTTCCTCAGTCTGCTGCAAAACTTATCCCGACACTACTTGAGCGTGGAGTGATGGAGTTTAGATTTGAATCTCTTTATGAAAGGGGAGCTGAGCTGGCGAAAAAAGTGATGGGTTACAAAAACCTTTTAGAAAATAAATCGCAAGGATTAACTCAGGAAATTATCGAGACTATCGGTGTTCTTGAAAAGTACGGCGTCTCTGATGGGACTCATCGCGACCGCGAATATAAAGACCGTAAGAAAAGTCAGTAA
- a CDS encoding LemA family protein has translation MKYLSLLFVMLFTVSCGMQSIPTALNQVDADWAEVQNQYKRRADLVPNLVEVVKGYASHEKETLVGVVEARAKATQVNFTADQLTEENMKKFQQAQGGLSSALSRLMVTVEKYPDLKANENFRDLQAQLEGTENRITVARKRYIDAINNFNNLVTVPPTSWYNSIFLKHAKKPQFAVENIQDAQNAPAVKF, from the coding sequence ATGAAATATTTATCTTTATTATTCGTTATGCTTTTTACAGTTTCTTGCGGGATGCAGAGTATCCCAACTGCCTTGAATCAAGTGGACGCAGACTGGGCAGAGGTACAAAACCAATATAAACGCCGTGCAGACCTGGTTCCGAACCTGGTTGAAGTGGTAAAAGGGTACGCTTCTCACGAAAAAGAGACTTTAGTAGGAGTTGTAGAGGCCCGTGCTAAAGCTACACAAGTTAACTTTACAGCAGACCAATTGACTGAAGAAAACATGAAAAAGTTCCAACAAGCTCAAGGTGGATTAAGCTCTGCACTTTCTCGCTTAATGGTGACAGTTGAAAAATACCCTGATCTAAAAGCAAACGAAAACTTCCGTGACCTGCAAGCTCAACTTGAAGGAACAGAAAACAGAATTACAGTTGCTAGAAAAAGATACATCGATGCCATCAATAACTTTAACAACCTTGTAACTGTACCTCCAACTTCTTGGTACAACTCAATCTTCTTAAAGCATGCTAAGAAACCACAATTTGCTGTGGAAAATATCCAAGATGCTCAAAACGCTCCAGCGGTTAAATTCTAA
- a CDS encoding exo-beta-N-acetylmuramidase NamZ family protein, whose protein sequence is MTKVVTGLERLIAEKSLQESIKGNIGYLCHSASIDSQFNTGVVLLQKLFGSRLKKLFGPQHGFVTDVQDNMMETAHYVHPFFKIPVYSLYSETRTPTDEMLEGLDTLIIDLQDVGTRVYTYISTLSLIMEKCVGRDIKLVVLDRPNPVGGDMIEGTILKPGYESFVGRYPIPQRHSLTMGEVGLFGQKVLNTNCNLEVISMKNWKRSMYWTDTGLPWVLPSPNLPTPEGAITFAGTVLYEGTNISEGRGTTRPLEIAGYPGIESFDFVDRMQKRFKEEGLTEGFNLRPIIFLPTFQKHQGQNCGGVHIHPTENAKFKSWTVSQMICREFKRELGDKFEFHSKPYEYEFHKLAIDLINGTDEVRLWVDKLGSLSELQKIETQGHQEFLNKRQDILIY, encoded by the coding sequence ATGACAAAAGTTGTGACGGGTCTTGAGCGCTTAATCGCAGAAAAATCTCTTCAAGAGAGCATCAAAGGAAATATTGGTTATCTATGCCATAGCGCTTCGATCGACTCTCAATTCAATACTGGAGTTGTTCTTCTTCAAAAACTTTTCGGTTCTCGTCTTAAAAAATTATTTGGACCTCAACACGGATTCGTGACAGACGTTCAAGATAACATGATGGAGACGGCCCACTACGTTCACCCATTTTTTAAAATCCCGGTTTATTCACTATACTCTGAAACAAGAACTCCAACTGACGAAATGTTAGAAGGATTAGATACGTTAATCATCGATCTTCAAGATGTAGGAACTCGCGTTTATACCTACATCTCTACTCTTTCATTAATCATGGAAAAGTGTGTTGGAAGAGATATTAAACTTGTTGTACTAGATCGTCCGAATCCAGTTGGTGGAGACATGATCGAAGGGACAATCTTAAAACCTGGATATGAATCTTTCGTAGGAAGATACCCAATCCCTCAACGTCACTCATTAACAATGGGAGAAGTAGGATTGTTCGGACAAAAAGTTTTAAATACAAATTGTAACCTTGAAGTTATCTCAATGAAAAATTGGAAACGTTCAATGTACTGGACTGACACTGGTCTTCCATGGGTATTACCTTCTCCTAACCTTCCGACACCGGAAGGAGCGATTACATTCGCTGGAACGGTTCTTTACGAAGGAACGAACATTAGTGAAGGACGTGGGACAACACGCCCTCTGGAGATCGCTGGATACCCTGGAATCGAGTCTTTTGATTTCGTGGATCGCATGCAAAAAAGATTTAAAGAAGAAGGTTTAACTGAAGGCTTTAACCTTCGTCCAATCATCTTCCTTCCGACTTTCCAAAAACACCAAGGCCAAAACTGCGGTGGAGTTCATATCCATCCAACAGAAAATGCAAAGTTTAAATCGTGGACTGTTTCTCAAATGATTTGTCGTGAATTCAAACGTGAGCTTGGTGACAAGTTCGAGTTTCACAGCAAACCATACGAGTATGAATTTCATAAGCTAGCGATCGATTTGATCAATGGTACGGATGAAGTAAGACTGTGGGTTGATAAGCTAGGATCGTTATCAGAACTTCAAAAAATCGAGACTCAAGGTCATCAGGAATTTTTAAATAAGAGACAAGATATTTTAATTTATTAA
- a CDS encoding dihydrofolate reductase produces the protein MHVSMVVAYGPKGEIGLDNKLLWHIPEDLKNFKKITTGKMIVMGRKTFESIGKPLPDRANVVITRDVNFKHDGVIVIHDPMMAFDLALEAEEDLGEDDFEMMVIGGGEIFNAFLPYTHKIYLSEVDYTGPADAFFPPVNYKEWEIEKTEKFEKFTFKVLTRI, from the coding sequence ATGCATGTTTCAATGGTAGTGGCCTATGGGCCTAAAGGTGAAATTGGCCTTGATAATAAACTTCTGTGGCACATCCCGGAAGACCTGAAGAATTTTAAAAAGATTACGACAGGGAAAATGATTGTCATGGGAAGAAAGACTTTCGAGTCGATTGGAAAACCTCTTCCTGATAGAGCGAATGTTGTCATCACTCGTGATGTAAATTTTAAGCATGATGGAGTGATCGTTATTCATGATCCTATGATGGCCTTCGATTTGGCGCTTGAAGCTGAAGAAGACTTAGGAGAAGATGATTTTGAAATGATGGTTATTGGTGGTGGAGAGATCTTCAATGCCTTTTTGCCATACACTCATAAGATCTATCTTTCTGAAGTGGACTATACAGGTCCGGCCGATGCTTTTTTTCCACCGGTAAATTACAAAGAGTGGGAAATTGAAAAAACTGAGAAGTTTGAAAAATTTACGTTTAAAGTTCTAACGAGAATCTAA
- a CDS encoding GNAT family N-acetyltransferase has product MIVRNFHKTDTKTLIELFRETVHRVCCVDYSVEQLKAWAPDFIDDSVWESRLEKSYALVAEENGLILGFANLENDGNIDMFYVSAESQGKGVGKVLLKHLENHAKDLKLDKLTSDVSLTARKFFQHSGFLTEKEYIKVRNDVEFKNTLMSKKLSY; this is encoded by the coding sequence ATGATTGTTAGGAATTTCCATAAAACAGACACCAAAACATTAATTGAACTCTTCAGAGAGACAGTTCACAGAGTTTGCTGTGTTGATTATTCAGTTGAGCAGCTTAAGGCCTGGGCGCCGGATTTTATAGATGATTCTGTCTGGGAGAGTCGGCTTGAAAAAAGCTATGCTCTAGTGGCCGAAGAAAACGGTTTGATTTTAGGTTTCGCCAATCTGGAAAATGATGGAAATATAGATATGTTTTACGTCAGCGCCGAGAGTCAGGGAAAAGGAGTCGGAAAAGTTCTTCTAAAGCATTTAGAAAATCATGCGAAAGACTTGAAATTAGATAAGCTCACTAGTGATGTGAGTTTAACGGCAAGAAAGTTTTTTCAGCATTCTGGTTTTCTCACTGAGAAGGAATATATTAAGGTCAGAAATGATGTTGAGTTTAAGAATACGCTGATGTCAAAAAAACTTTCTTATTGA
- a CDS encoding TPM domain-containing protein, translating to MNFSNWFKFLILFFAITFKVSALEVPALTGPVVDEAQFLSRDASAAIQNALRNLYEKEGIQFQVLIIDKLVDETIEGYSIKVVDEWKIGKKGDDRAALFLIALDDRKMRIEVGRGLEGNLTDLTTHRIIEEVKPFFKKNDFDNGVALGLALMAQAEGKKLDFQGEIRPRHARKGGSASMVLFAIFGLIFFLQFFFPNSRGGGGRGGMGGFGGGGFGGGGFGGGSGGGSWGGGGGGFSGGGSSGSW from the coding sequence ATGAATTTTTCCAACTGGTTTAAATTTTTAATTTTATTTTTTGCAATCACTTTCAAGGTTTCTGCCTTGGAAGTGCCTGCACTTACCGGCCCTGTTGTTGATGAAGCTCAATTTTTAAGTAGAGATGCAAGTGCTGCGATTCAAAATGCACTTAGAAACTTATACGAAAAAGAAGGCATTCAGTTTCAAGTTCTCATCATTGATAAATTAGTTGATGAAACCATCGAAGGTTATTCAATTAAAGTTGTCGATGAATGGAAAATTGGAAAAAAAGGCGACGATCGTGCTGCTTTATTTTTAATTGCTCTTGATGACCGCAAGATGAGAATCGAAGTCGGAAGAGGTCTCGAAGGAAACCTGACGGACTTAACTACTCACAGAATTATCGAAGAAGTTAAACCCTTCTTTAAAAAAAATGATTTTGATAACGGCGTTGCTTTAGGTCTTGCCCTTATGGCCCAGGCCGAAGGCAAGAAACTTGATTTCCAGGGTGAAATCAGACCTCGCCACGCTAGAAAAGGCGGAAGCGCCTCTATGGTTCTCTTTGCAATCTTCGGACTCATTTTCTTCCTACAATTCTTCTTCCCTAATTCTCGAGGAGGAGGAGGTCGCGGTGGTATGGGTGGCTTCGGAGGAGGCGGATTTGGCGGCGGAGGTTTCGGTGGTGGATCCGGCGGCGGCTCTTGGGGAGGCGGCGGTGGCGGCTTTTCCGGTGGTGGCTCGTCAGGCAGTTGGTAA
- a CDS encoding ABC transporter substrate-binding protein — MKMTSTPHKFLATMTALVVMGSAMAADLKIGVVSSLTGPTATFGQEDVNGIKLAYEKLKKGTGKKFDLAIEDDKSEAMESTSATRKLLSVDKVSVMIGSPTSSLALASAPIVQQAKIPFITPTATNPKVTMVGNYITRACFTDDFQGIVMAKFAIQTLKKTKGLILIENTSDYSKGLAKAFTEQFTKLGGKMVNTEELTYAAKDTDYQSLLRKVKRANPDFIFVPGYYVEVGYIVKQARALGINIPFLGGDGWASPKLFEIAGATVKGSYISSHFAPDDKAPIVQNFVKDYEKAYGTKPGSFAALGYDSLGIIADAIKRAKSTKPSDIRDALAATKDYQGITGTITFDKDRNPMKSAVVLEATTSGFIFHSRVNP, encoded by the coding sequence ATGAAAATGACATCTACGCCGCACAAATTCTTGGCAACGATGACCGCTTTAGTGGTTATGGGATCTGCAATGGCGGCCGACCTAAAAATCGGAGTTGTATCATCTTTAACGGGTCCCACTGCAACCTTTGGACAAGAAGACGTAAACGGAATCAAGCTCGCTTACGAAAAATTAAAAAAAGGTACGGGAAAGAAATTTGACCTGGCCATCGAAGACGATAAATCTGAGGCCATGGAATCAACAAGTGCGACAAGAAAACTTTTAAGCGTTGATAAAGTTTCTGTCATGATCGGGTCTCCGACTTCATCATTGGCACTAGCTTCAGCTCCCATTGTTCAGCAAGCAAAAATTCCATTCATCACTCCTACTGCAACAAATCCAAAAGTAACAATGGTTGGTAACTATATCACTCGCGCTTGTTTCACTGATGATTTCCAGGGTATTGTTATGGCGAAATTCGCCATCCAGACTTTGAAAAAAACAAAAGGTCTCATCCTTATCGAAAACACTTCTGACTACTCTAAAGGATTAGCGAAAGCTTTCACTGAGCAATTCACAAAACTTGGTGGAAAAATGGTTAACACTGAAGAGTTAACTTACGCTGCTAAAGATACAGACTACCAGTCACTTTTAAGAAAAGTAAAAAGAGCAAATCCAGATTTCATTTTTGTTCCAGGCTACTATGTTGAAGTTGGTTATATCGTAAAACAAGCTCGCGCTTTAGGAATTAACATTCCTTTCCTAGGTGGTGACGGATGGGCCTCTCCAAAACTTTTCGAAATCGCCGGAGCTACAGTTAAAGGATCATACATTTCTAGTCACTTTGCTCCAGATGATAAAGCTCCCATCGTTCAAAACTTCGTAAAAGATTATGAAAAAGCTTACGGAACAAAACCGGGATCATTCGCGGCCCTTGGATATGATTCACTTGGTATCATTGCTGATGCTATCAAGAGAGCAAAATCTACAAAGCCTTCTGACATCAGAGACGCTTTAGCTGCAACGAAAGACTACCAGGGTATTACGGGGACAATTACATTTGATAAAGACAGAAACCCAATGAAGTCAGCCGTTGTTTTAGAAGCAACAACTTCTGGTTTTATATTCCACTCTAGAGTGAATCCATAA
- a CDS encoding thymidylate synthase yields MKQYHDLMEHVLKNGAKKEDRTGTGTLSVFGYQARYNLAEGFPLVTTKKLHLKSIIHELLWFLQGETNIKYLKDNGVSIWDEWADEDGNLGPVYGSQWRSWHGANGETIDQITTVVNQIKKNPDSRRLIVSAWNVAEIEKMALPPCHAFFQFYVADGKLSCQLYQRSADIFLGVPFNIASYALLTMMMAQVTGLGYGDFVHTMGDAHLYSNHIDQAKLQLTRDFRMLPQMKLNPDIKNIFDFKFEDFKLEGYDPHPTIKAPIAI; encoded by the coding sequence ATGAAGCAATATCACGATCTGATGGAGCACGTTCTTAAAAATGGCGCGAAAAAAGAAGACCGTACTGGAACAGGAACTCTTTCTGTTTTCGGTTACCAAGCGAGATACAATCTTGCTGAAGGCTTCCCGCTTGTTACGACAAAAAAACTTCACTTGAAATCAATCATTCACGAATTGCTTTGGTTTCTTCAAGGTGAAACCAATATTAAATACCTAAAAGACAATGGCGTTTCTATTTGGGATGAATGGGCCGATGAAGATGGAAATCTTGGACCGGTCTACGGATCTCAATGGAGAAGCTGGCACGGGGCCAACGGTGAGACGATCGATCAGATCACAACTGTTGTTAACCAGATTAAGAAAAACCCGGATTCAAGACGTTTAATCGTCTCTGCATGGAACGTAGCTGAGATCGAAAAGATGGCACTTCCTCCATGTCACGCGTTTTTTCAATTCTATGTGGCCGATGGAAAACTGTCTTGTCAGTTATACCAAAGATCAGCGGATATCTTTTTAGGTGTTCCGTTTAACATCGCTTCATATGCGCTTTTAACAATGATGATGGCGCAGGTAACTGGTCTTGGTTATGGTGACTTCGTTCACACAATGGGTGACGCTCACTTATACTCAAATCACATTGATCAAGCGAAGCTTCAATTGACTCGCGATTTTAGAATGCTTCCGCAAATGAAGCTAAACCCTGATATTAAAAATATTTTTGATTTCAAATTCGAAGACTTTAAGTTGGAAGGATACGATCCGCACCCGACAATTAAAGCTCCAATTGCTATATAG
- a CDS encoding ABC transporter substrate-binding protein — protein sequence MKMTSMPHKMLATITALLMVGTAMAADLKIGVVSPMTGATATFGQENVNGIKLAYEKLKKGTGKKFDLIIEDDKSEAIESTNATRKLLSVDKVSVMIGAPTSSLALASAPIVQEAKIPFITPTATNAKVTMVGDYITRACFTDDFQGVVMAKFAIQTLKKTKGLILIENTSDYSKGLAKAFGDEFTKLGGKLVNTEELTYAAKDTDFQSLLRKVKRANPDFVFVPGYYVEAGLIIKQARALGINVPFLGGDGWDSPKLFEIAGESVKGAYISNHFAPDDKSPVVQNFVKDYEKAYGARPGSFAALGYDSLGIVADAIKRAKSTKPSDIRDALVATKGYQGITGTITFDKNRNPTKSAVVLEATPSGYVFHSRVNP from the coding sequence ATGAAAATGACATCTATGCCACACAAAATGCTAGCAACTATCACCGCTTTATTGATGGTTGGAACAGCTATGGCCGCTGACCTTAAGATCGGAGTTGTATCTCCTATGACAGGTGCTACTGCTACGTTTGGACAAGAAAACGTAAACGGTATCAAGCTCGCTTACGAAAAATTAAAAAAAGGTACGGGAAAGAAGTTTGATCTAATTATTGAAGACGATAAGTCTGAAGCAATCGAATCAACAAACGCGACAAGAAAACTTTTAAGCGTTGATAAAGTTTCTGTTATGATCGGAGCTCCGACTTCATCATTGGCACTAGCTTCTGCTCCAATCGTTCAGGAAGCAAAAATTCCATTCATCACTCCAACTGCAACAAATGCAAAAGTAACAATGGTTGGTGATTATATCACTCGCGCATGTTTCACAGATGATTTCCAAGGTGTAGTAATGGCGAAATTCGCCATCCAGACTTTGAAAAAAACAAAAGGTCTCATCCTTATCGAAAACACTTCTGACTACTCTAAAGGATTAGCAAAAGCTTTCGGTGATGAATTCACAAAACTTGGTGGGAAACTAGTTAACACTGAAGAGTTAACTTATGCTGCTAAAGACACTGACTTCCAGTCACTTTTAAGAAAAGTAAAAAGAGCAAACCCTGATTTCGTTTTTGTTCCAGGTTACTACGTTGAAGCTGGTCTTATTATTAAGCAAGCTAGAGCGTTAGGAATTAACGTTCCATTCTTAGGTGGAGACGGATGGGATTCACCAAAACTTTTCGAAATCGCTGGTGAGTCTGTTAAAGGTGCATACATCTCTAACCACTTCGCTCCAGATGATAAATCTCCAGTGGTTCAAAACTTCGTAAAAGATTATGAAAAAGCTTACGGAGCAAGACCAGGATCATTCGCGGCCCTTGGATATGATTCACTTGGTATCGTTGCTGATGCTATCAAGAGAGCAAAATCGACAAAGCCATCTGATATCAGAGACGCTCTAGTAGCGACAAAAGGTTACCAAGGTATTACTGGAACAATTACATTTGATAAAAACAGAAATCCAACTAAGTCGGCCGTTGTTTTAGAAGCAACTCCTTCTGGTTACGTTTTCCATTCAAGAGTGAATCCATAA
- a CDS encoding TPM domain-containing protein yields MNISIKDRELIKELITEAEQKSDSEMVPMIVSRSDNYPAAHFRAAIIVSFLFSLGLYFSPLSIINPIYFLWIQLPGLILGYYLANIPSITRLLITKQEVEYEVTQRAIEAFFEHNLHTTEQHNGVLIFISILEKKIKIITDVGVRKKVDQKIWDEIIYSFTEKVKEGEFVEALKSTIAATSTVLENYFPATGKPKKNELKNDIIIE; encoded by the coding sequence ATGAATATTTCAATTAAAGACAGAGAATTGATTAAAGAGCTGATCACAGAAGCAGAACAAAAATCTGATAGCGAAATGGTTCCCATGATTGTCTCTCGTAGTGACAACTACCCTGCTGCTCATTTTCGTGCGGCCATTATCGTTTCATTTTTATTTTCACTAGGACTTTATTTTTCTCCACTCTCAATCATCAACCCGATTTACTTCCTGTGGATTCAACTTCCAGGACTTATTTTAGGTTATTACTTGGCCAATATTCCATCAATCACTCGCCTGCTTATTACAAAACAAGAAGTCGAATATGAAGTCACTCAAAGAGCGATCGAAGCTTTTTTCGAGCACAATCTTCATACGACAGAACAACACAATGGAGTTTTGATTTTCATTTCGATATTAGAAAAGAAAATTAAAATCATCACAGATGTTGGAGTGAGAAAAAAGGTTGATCAAAAGATCTGGGATGAAATTATTTATTCTTTCACTGAAAAAGTTAAAGAAGGTGAATTCGTCGAGGCGCTAAAAAGCACAATTGCTGCCACTTCTACCGTTCTTGAAAACTACTTTCCAGCGACTGGAAAACCAAAAAAGAATGAACTTAAAAATGACATCATCATTGAGTAA